A region of the Lachancea thermotolerans CBS 6340 chromosome E complete sequence genome:
TTCAAGACGTTGTACGACGAGAACATGCCGGACCGTATTCCCGTGGGGCTGGTCATACGCACTACGCTTGGGTCCGTTTTCAAAGAGGCGCAAGCTGTAATACGCATTGTGATGGCCACCACTTTGCTCGTTGTGGGCATCCCTCTGGCATGGAATACTTTGGGGAAATTGATCGCCATGCTGTTGTTTGGCGGAAGTCTTCCCATTCAAGGCGACTTttggaagagcttgctTTACGGATTTGAGGCAACAGTGCCAGAAAACCCATCCAAGTTAAACATTgctcttcaacttttgaagaactaCAGATTCTCCCTAACACAAATTGTTTTTCTCACAGTAATACACATCGCCCTCTATTTTCAATACGACATGGTTGTGCGGGAACCCATATTCCGCGAGATGGTGTACCACAACATCGGTCCCCGCTTCAATGGTGAAGAGCTGGCAACATCCCTCCATAACGCCATGCAGTTCATTCGGGCGAATGAAGAACGACTGCGCGCTCAGCGGGCAGTTCCTTTGCAGGAAGACCTGCTTCGTGGTCAAGACCTCGGATTTGGAAACGAAGGTATCCAGGCGGGAAATGACGAGCACAATGACGATAGGCACAATTCCACCCATAGGAATCGCGGAAGCGAAGATGGCATTTTTTACAACGGGgaggatgacgaagatgatgacgatTACGAACCCAACGAGGCAGTGGCTTCTGAAGAGTCAATTGCTTCCTCAAGTTCTAGCGATCACGAAATTGATGACGAGGAGCGCCAGCAGCTGGACGAGAACAACGGCGTTTTCAACTTCACCATGAATCATGGCAGAGATAACGATCTTGAATTTATGGTGCAAAACGCTCAACAAAACGCCGAGAGGGAGCAGCATGAAGAACCAGCTGTGGGTCCAGGTCGCAATGATGGTGCAGCTGATCCTGAGGAGGCCTGGAACCAAGAACGTCCAGCAATCTTCGGCGTACAATTAAGATTCAGAAACCTGCCTTTCTACTTTCTTGCTGCGACAGCGTTCTTGGCGATATATCTTTACTTGACCTACGCTATTCCTACATTCTTGGGCAATCTGCTCTTGACCATTTACAGCAAAGTATTTGTTTGGGCTTTCCGGGGGTTCAtaaagcttgttgagatttcaagaacacCAACACTCTACAAAGAGTTGTCGAGGCGCTTCCCCCGTATTTCTTCCCTCAATTTGTGGCTTAACACTAAGGCAATGCAGATCTTTTCATTCATATCCTACGTGTACACCAACTACGTTGACTACAACAATAAGACCTCAACCGTCGCGCAATCTATACCTGCCTTGGCCACGTACAGCACGCTTCTTGGAATTTTATGTGCAAGTACGGGGATCATGAGTAGAGGCTATGGGCCAAAGAACGGTATGAAGAACTCTAATCTCCGATTTGTATTCCACCTTTTCTTCGCAATAAGATGTTCGCTTAAAGTTTTTCTATTGTTCGGCATTGAACTTGTTGGTTTTCCTGTCCTAGCTGGTTTGATGATTGACTTTTCACTGATTAGCCCATGCCTGACTTCGCATAACAAATTCCTGCTTATTGGAGGGCTCGACATATGGTCTCCAGCAAAGTGGGTCCTTTATTGGGTTATTGGGACATTCTACATGTGTTGGTTCGCGAAGTATGTCGCTATGATCAGAAAATACATTATTAGACCGGGCGTGCTATTTTTCATCCGGTCTTCTGATGATCCAAATATCAGAATTTTGCACGATAGCCTAATTCATCCTATGAGAGTCCAAATTTCTAGGCTGCTTCTGTCAATAATGCTTTACGCCTTATTCATTGTTATCGGATTCGGCTTCCATACTAGAATCTTGTTCCCTTTGATTCTCAAGTCCAAGTTGTTGCCCTTTGAAACTGCTCAAGATGAACTGTTTTTTTACGGGATTGCTGCGATTCTCCACCAGCCAATGCGTATAACCGAAGCGaataaaagcttcaacttgtaTGTTCGGCAGTATTGGACGAAAGCTTTTGACCTTTCCTGCAAGAAGCTTCGTTTGTCTTCTTTTATTTTGAATAAAGACATATCAACGGAGAGAGGGTACATTGTATACCGTAATCTTTTCTACaggttttttttctctGAGAAAGCCAAATGGTCAAACCCAGACCTTTATGTTGACCCTAAAACCCCGGCTCAGGCTGAtgaactcttcaaagctaaTCTAGAGATACATGCCTATTTTGTGCCCGACGGAACCCTAATGCGTGTACCAGCAAACGATCTTATTTCACGGAATTACGTGCAAACGCTCTTTGTGCCGGTCACAAAGGAgaacaaacttttgaagcctCTCGATGTTGAGTCAATCAAAGAGAGgaacaaagaaaacgcaGGAGATTATAGCTATCTTGACGACCAAAGCACAGAATTTGATGCATACACGGTCGTGTATACGCCCCCTAACTTTAGGTCAAGGTTTTCAACTCTATTACTGCTAATTTGGGTTTTTGCCTCAGTTTTATGCATGACTCTGGCACTATTTTTTAACTTCGTTGGAAGACTAATGCTGGTGGCTGTATTATCACCCTTTTCAGGTAATGAGAAAGCTCGCGGGTATCTATTGGCGTACCGGAAGTTCTCATCCGTAAGCTTATGGCCCATTGCTATAGGTGCATGGATTACAATGCGCGGAACAGAACTATTTCACAAGTTTAAGATGACCAGGGTCGTGCACGATGAATATGCTGTGCACCCCGAGGCCGGCGATGGAGCCGAGAATGACGGCGGCGTTAGAGAACCAGAAAATCTCGAGCCTGCTgcagactttgaagaaaacgaGGAAGGTGCCAATGCGCCCTTGCCCCAAGATAGACTGCAGTGGCAAGGACGACTACTATTCATTTTGTTGGGTAAAATGCAAGCCATAAAGTACTGTATTGTACTATACTACAATTTCGCATTCGTTTCGCTCTTCGTTGAAATTTTTATCTTAAGAATTGAAAAGCCCTGGAAAATTGACACTTTCTTCACACCAAATTCTTGGGCAGAATTTGGCACTGTAGTGAGCGAAAGACTTGTGACTtttggtcttttttttacttGGTTTGTGTTGGCCTCGATCATTGACGCAAGGAAGTCAATTCAGCGTATGCTACAGCTAGGGCAAGATGAAAGGCTaaaatctttgaaaattcTCGTTATCGATTTGGTCAAGGAATGTGTCCTGACGGCAGGCCTCAGCTTTGCATTGCAAATGGCTTTATGCACATATGAGTATCTGTTAAAGGGTCCCCCTTCCTATGAATCAGTCTTGTCGGCGTATTCTTTCCTGAGAACAGTCCGCCCTTCGCTGTCATCATCAGAAGTTCCTTGGACTATCCCTCAcaaacttttctttgtcaTTCCTCCCGTGTTGAGCGGCACTTTCTATCTACccaagatcttcaagtcAGTTTCTGATTTCATTAAGAAATCCGTTGTTAACACAAGGGAGCAGGTCTACGGCAGGGGCAAGACCCTGACAAACCTGCCTGAAGGATTGTGATGAATTAACAATTTGTAGTCATTTGCATGCTCGCAAAGTTACATAGAAACTTTTATGTGAAATATTTGGCACACTGTCTTTTATACTTGAATGTTTACAAAGTAACAAAAAATATTAAAAAACTGTCGCAAAAGGACAACATGAAAATCAACTGTACCAGATTTCTGTTTATGGATTTGTGCTTTAATCTTTAGGGATGTATGATTAAAACTAAAATGCTAATGACTGTATAACTTGAGACTATACTAACCCTTTCCTGGTTTTCCAAGATGTTCAAGTTTTGGTGAGCATCCAAGCGAGTTCCTAAACTTATGCACACCGGATCTTCTGGttgagctttcttgttcGCCATCGCAACTTTCTTCGCTTCCGCTACGGTCAACGTCAATAGCGaacttttttgttgagagtCCATCATCGATGTCCTGTACTTGGTCTTGGATAACGCTTCTGCGAGACAGCGGtgcatccaaggctttTAAGTGCGGTGACTGATGAATTGAGTCAGTACGGTCCGAGACCTCTTCATCCGCTGCACCACTGTATTTAGACATagcagcttgaaatttCCTTACAGGCGAAAGCTGCTTTATAAAGCTTCCTTGTGAAGAATGCTGACCTGATAGATCTAAAGATCCTGCAGAGTTTGTACTCACCAGTCTCACATCATCGTCGGAGTTGCAGTCAGGGGAGCTGGTGAGTCCCCCGTTTCCTTTATTCTCCTCGTAAGCCTGTGAACCCAAAATGGCAATGCCATTTGTTGACGAAGGTGAACCGAGGACTTTAGACCCTTGACTGGGTGCTCTAAGATCCCTGTCTTCGTCATTTTCGAGGGTTCCCGTCCCGCATGTTATCTTGTCCGGATCTGGAGCATCCTTATGTTTAAGTATCACGTTATAAGATGCGCCGCTTGTAGAGTCCAGTCCTAAGGCCGAAGCCTCGATGTCGTCACGAGTCTCTTGAGTACCATGCTTGGATTTTGCCTTGGCAAAGTACTTAGAAACCGAACCTTTATCCTGGGCTGGATGTTCCGATGACGCTTCTGATAATTTTGCTGGCAATAGTTCTGGCGAGCTTTCGAGAAACCTCCTGTCCTGACTTTTGTAGGCCTTTGATTCGCCTTCAACACCACCTGCTGAAGTTTCAGGTCCTGTGATCATGTCAGTTTTTGGTAACTCAGAGTTTAAAGTAGGAGCATCcttcttcgaagaagcACAGAGTTGATCTTTACTTTCGGGAATTTCGGGAGTACTATACTGGCCCTCATtaggctttgaaagctccTCGTTTATTTGCCCAGAAGTCTGCTCTGGTCTCGTAGCTGGTTGTTCATAATTCTCAATTATTTCAATATCACTGTGCTCTCCATCACTTTTGATTCCGTCATCTTCGCTGGTTTCAGTAACGCCATTTAGCTTATTGAACTCAATTTGCTTCTCCTGCAGCTTCCAAAGAACGCTTCGTAGATCCGGACGCGCATTTattctttccttcttctcgaaaTACTCATTGATGACTTTGGATgcagttttgttttttgacTTGGCCGACTTCCATAGCTCAAAAGTCTTCGTTGgattctcaaaaaactttcTAGTGTTAAGAATAACGTGCACCCCACAGTCGCTCATATTTGGCTGTTGTGGAACGAGACAGCTCTTCATTTTTATCTGATTTCTTGACACTTCCAGACCATATTTGTCTGCAGCATACGCAATTAAGAACTCCTTGATGGGTTCCACTTCACGAGAGTGGGTCTGTCGAAGGGAGTCATAGACAAGTATTGTAACAATGGGCGAAGTGACCGACAGATCGTCTGAATTTTCAATGTCATCACCATCAGCGCTTTTTTGGTGCTTTTCCTTGAACTCGCGCTCTCTTTTAAGGAAGGAGAACAGAGACGGGAGGTTCTCAATTATGCATCCAAACCAATGATAGTTTATATTAATAGGCATCACGAGATAttgctttttgaagagaccAGTGTGATTTACCCACTTCTTGACATTATTATAATAGTTGTCGGCGTTGCTGATCAACTTCGTGTAGAAGAAAGACGACAAAACATGTACTTTTTCCCGAACTATAGTTCCCCGCCTAATTGAATCTTCCGTCCAATATTTCACAAAGAAGTCTAAAATGGAGTCGTTAATCCAATCGTGATTGTAGAGACACTTGAAGTCTTGATTAGTGACTGATAAAGTAGTGTTGTCATCGAATTTATAGAACAAAGagggcttgaaaacttcagGTTTTTCGTAGACTGTACAGGAATCATCGAACGAAGTGCCATCTGGACTGGAGGCTTTGGTCGTCCTTGTGGAGCGCCTCAAACTCGATAATGTATGTTCTCTCAATGAGTTGCTCGATTGAGGAGGTGACCCAGTATTGCCGTCTGTATAAAATTGCGTCGAAGGTATGGTATTATGACTGGCTTTATCGTCCTTGTCCGGCTCTGTCTCATGAGGAACTGTAATCTTGAATCCCGAGCTGCCTGAGCTGGACTTCGATGACTTCGAGTGGCGCTTTCCAAGCGACTGAAACTCTGGCTTTTCCCAAAACCTGCGCTtagaaaaagcttccaaCTCTTGGCGTGCTACGGCTTGCTTCATAGTGCCTAAAATAGCTAGCCGATTTGAGAGTACTGCAGAGTCGATCATactgtttttgataacCTCCTTGAGGCGGATGAGGTTCACGTCAGCTCCTACATTGCTGctccaaagaagaatttttgttttttctgttttGCAGGTGTCGTCTAGGTCTACGCAGCGCGAGTGTTTCAGTAAAACACCCATATGGCTCTTGAGGGCGTCAAAGTAAACTTTTTCGCAGTCTCGCAGAAAATCCACTTGAGAGCCCTCTATGTCGGCACCCTTCCACCGTATGCTAAATCTGACACCTTCGTCGTCGTTCACAATCTTGAGCACCGAATTTGATTTTACTATTTCTTTGCCAGTTCGGATCACCACGCGCACCATGCCGCTGGATTTACAGACTTGCGCTCCTGGCGCCGCATCGGAACTAATTTCTGGAGAACTCAGGATCAGGCTAGCGGATATTTTTTGTCGCTTTCTGGCCGGAGTCGTATGCACCGGCGCATCGCTCTCGATTGTCACAGGGCTTTCTATGGGCGATCTATCTCCTGACTCGTGGGCCTGAGAAGCACGAAGGCTTGAGTTGGCCGAGACATCGGGCATAAAATCGCGTACTGACGCTCTATTCAGCTCCTGGATGACCTTAGGATCCTTGCGATGTGAAGTGTAACGCGTAGGAACGGGGTCTCTTCGGCTCATTGACGAAGATAGTGTATCAATGGGGGCCATGCCCCCAAGCCTACCTGGTCTCCTGCCCATCGTAGCCCAGTAGAACCCTCCGAAATCGCTTGCCAGGCCAGTGGATCCTTAGCATCTCATGTGTTGAAGAGGTCGTCTCAGTTCTAGCTACTCAAAAGACAGTATTGACAGCGCCGTGCAAGACTACATATAGTAAACTCAGGACTTTATGAGCGCTTGCAGATCTTAAGAAGGTGCGGTCTATTACAGTTGGTCCAACGGGCCCCAAGTACCGTCTCAGTGTTCTTCAGGGCACAACTGTGTCATTGCAAGGCGCAAAACAATTATATAAAACAAACCTAGTTAGGAACCGCTGTAAGCACAGGGTTGCTCGAGCTTGAACATTCAATATATCGAGTCAGAGCCAAGGAAATAGCAGGCAACAATTACAATGCCTTGAACGCGTCCCCTCTCCGTTTATACTGacgttttgtttttgttacCGATTGAATTTAGAATCGAAACGCGAGGCTTCGAAGAATATTCAATAAAGACAACGCATTGGCTCAATGGTCTTTAATATAGCAATGTCTATCAGCGAAACCCTCTTGGTAGTAAGTATCAACGCCAGTGATCCAAATGTTCTTATTGGCGCTGTCATTTTGGTCTCTTTAGACACAGTCATCTTAACAgtgaaaaaatttgatattCTAATATCATACGTTCTCAACAGTATCAACCAAAAAGGTGTCGCCAGAGGCAAATTCAGGATGTTGAGACCCGGAAGGCCGCTTAAGAGCGTGGTAATTCGTCGTAACCTAGCACAGACATTTAAGGCCTGTCAGGGGAACCCTAGGTCGCCACTGCAGATCTTCCGCGAAACTTTCAAACAAGAGTGGAAGAAGTCGCAGGAGCTTCAAGACAATATTAAGGCGCTACAAGATGCGTCTGGCAAAATTGGAGAATCCGAAGCATACAAGAAGGCCAGGGAGGCATACCTGAGCGCGCAGAAAGGGTCGACAATTGTGGGAAAGACCCTGAAAAAGACTGGAGACTCTGTGGAGAAGATCGCAGCCAAGGCGTGGGAATCTGAGATCGGTAAAAGCACGCGTCAGGCCGTGAACAAGACTGCTGCGAAGCTTGATGAGTCTTTCGAGCCCGTGAGACACACGCGGGTGTACAAAGATGTGTCCGAGGTGATGGACAGCAGTAACAGTTCGCGTTATGGTGGTTTCATAAGCAAGGAGCAGAGGAGACTGAAACTCGAGCAGGACATTGCGTCCGGAAAGAGACCCAAGGCTGTCAAGAGCAATGAGGAAGCGGGTACCGCATTGGTGGCCACTGAAATTGAGGCCAAAGAATCTTTCGGAAAGAAAGTTGACGACTTCAAGGAGAAAACCGTTGTAGGAAGAAAGCTACAGGATGTTAAACAAAAACTATGGGACGAGAGTGAGAACCCATTGATAGTGCTCATGCGTACTATCGGCAACAAAGTTGGTGGTCTCTTCGCCGAAACGGAGTCAGCGCGGGTGATGGGTCAATTCAAGATGATGGATGGCAACTTCAACAGCGAAAGTTTCCTGAGTCACCTGAGAGAATACATTATCCCCGAGGTACTAGAAGCGTACGTCAAAGGCGAGGAGCAGGTTCTCAAGCAGTGGTTTAGCGAGGCTCCCTACAACGTGTACGCCGCGCAGCAGAAGGTGTTCCGCGAGCAAGGTTTGTTCGCGGATGGCCGTATTCTAGATATCCGTGGCGTGGACATTGTCAGTGCCAAGTTGCTGCCTCCACAGGATCTCCCCGTACTCGTCGTCGGTTGTCGCGCGCAGGAAATTCATCTCTACAGGGACGTCAAGACCGGCGAGGTGGCTGCTGGTACGCAATCCAACATCCTCATGAGCTCCTACGCAATGGTTTTCACGAGAGACCCGGAGAACATCGATGACAAGGAAACTGAGGGCTGGAAAATCCTAGAGTTTGTACGCGGCGGGTCCAGACAGTTCACATAAGGCAGCGAAACGAAGATAGCACCAAACTTGTACATATAACGAATTTAGATCCCTACTTCCTCTCATGCGCGCTTGCGCACGAGGCCCTTGCCCAAAACCATCTCGTAAATGCGGTGGCCCACCAGTTGTCCGCGTATCCTTACCATATGCAGCCATGGTTTCAACGCTATCAGAGCACTAGTCCAGAGAATGCCTTGTAAAAAGGGCATTAACAGGACGTCGCGCAAAACAACTTTGCATATCACGGAGGCACTTATAGTGGCGTCTGCGTCAGTTGTGCTGTGGCCCTGGGAAGTGGCCTTCTGATTTTTGCTGGCTTCTCTGCGCAGCGCTCTCTGGAACGTTTGTTCGAAACGCAGGTCCGGGACGGCGACTTTTTGGGCACCTGTCATTGGTTTCAGGCCATTCATTTCAAGCACGGGTCCAATGGTTTGTGGAAAGGAACTTTGCAAGCGCGTAGGCCTTTGTTTAGTTGTTCCCCTGCTGGTACGAGCTCATTACCAGTTTGAATGCCATAATTAATGCCACTGTCGTATGAAACGATTATGGATGACGTGAGGCAGGCGGATCCGAAACGCAGTTGGAGGAGGTGGGAGATGCGCCAAAAGAACGTTCATTTGACCGCTTAAATGATGTGGTATTAGGGTGTGATTCTACTATTTCTCGGCCAGCTTTTAGCGCGCGGGCTCGTGctcaattgaagaaatgtGCCGAAGCTCCCAGTACCAAAATACATATGGGATGAGGAAGATCGAAAACAGGTGATGCTCTAGTCCGCCTGCGTAATGCACACAAAATGTTTGTATACGTCGCCAATTCTAAATATTGCCATGGTTGTAGAGTACGTGATGAACTTAAATTCAACAACACACGTGATCGTCACGTGGTCATAGAATCTCGTGAAAATTTGTTGTGTATGAATTAACACCAAAGACAACGCCAGCAGCGTTTCGGCAAGCAGCAACTTGTCACCGCTTCCTCAGCGATCCAGTCCACCAGCGAACCCGAAAACATGGCAGAAGAAGGACCTCAGGTGAAGATTAGAGAAGCTACCAAAGACAATGTGGACTTCATTCTCTCCAACGTGGATATAACGATGGCCAACTCGTTGCGTAGAGTCATGATAGCAGAGATCCCAACACTTGCGATCGACTCAGTGGAGGTGGAAACCAACACCTCTGTGCTGGCAGACGAATTTATTTCGCACCGCCTGGGCCTAATCCCGCTGCAGAGCAGCGATATCAATGATCTCATCTACTGCAGAGACTGCTATTGCGAAGACCACTGCGACCGATGCTCCGTTGTGCTGACACTGCAGGCCGTGGGCGAGAGCGAGTCGACTACCAACGTCTATGCCAAGGATTTAGTGATCGTAAGCAACCTGATGGGCCGCAACATCGGCCACCCTATTATCCAGGACAAAGACGGTAACGGCGTACTCATCTGCAAGCTGCGTAAGGGCcaggagctcaagctcaaatgTGTTGCCAAAAAGGGTATCTCCAAGGAGCACGCTAAGTGGTCACCTGCGGCGGCTATAGAATTCGAATACGACCCTTGGAACAAGCTAAAACACACCGACTACTGGCACGAGACTGATGCCGCGGCAGAGTGGCCGCAGTCCAAGAACTGCGAGTACGAGGACCCACCAAACGAGGACGAAGCCTTTGACTACAACGCTAAGCCAACTACATTCTACATGAACGTCGAGACTGTTGGGTCTCTGACCGTTGACCAGGTCGTCATCCGCGGCATGAAGACTCTGCAGGACAAAGTGGCAGACATTTTGTTCTCactgaaaaaaatggacCAAGACAAGGTCAACTTCGGAGGCACTGCGGGCATGGTGGATCAGGACGGAGGAGCTATGCCCGTGGAGCCCGATTCCGGCTTCGCATACGGCAGTGGCGGGCCCAGCAGTGGTAGCGGAATGGGCGGCGGCCCGGGCGCTCCTTTCGGCCACACGGGTCCAAGCTCCGGGTTTGATGATGCATGGTAAATAAAAGAAGGAATTTCGACAAAATAAACAAAGCACGCGGGCATTTAAACGCCTGCACTGTATAATTAAATTGGAAGATAAAACCTATTGGGCGTGGTCTCTGTGATTCCACTCGCAACATTCCTTGAAGGCGACTAGGTTACCTCCGAATATGTCAAGAGAGCTACCATATGTCAAATCGACTTTCCCGTGGCTCAGCCTATTCATGAGTGCCAAGTCCTGTATACTCTTGGCTCCTCCTGCGTATACTATTTTGAGGTGTGGCAGGTGCTCGGTCCATTCGTAGAGCTTGGCGACCAGCGCTTCATCCACGCCGCGGCACAGGCCTTCGACA
Encoded here:
- the SSM4 gene encoding E3 ubiquitin-protein ligase SSM4 (weakly similar to uniprot|P40318 Saccharomyces cerevisiae YIL030C SSM4 Protein involved in mRNA turnover integral nuclear membrane protein), which produces MGVAAEESSGENEHSAALNASCRICRGENTSDSPLFHPCKCRGSIKYIHESCLLEWVASKNVDLARPGANIKCDICHYSIQFKTLYDENMPDRIPVGLVIRTTLGSVFKEAQAVIRIVMATTLLVVGIPLAWNTLGKLIAMLLFGGSLPIQGDFWKSLLYGFEATVPENPSKLNIALQLLKNYRFSLTQIVFLTVIHIALYFQYDMVVREPIFREMVYHNIGPRFNGEELATSLHNAMQFIRANEERLRAQRAVPLQEDLLRGQDLGFGNEGIQAGNDEHNDDRHNSTHRNRGSEDGIFYNGEDDEDDDDYEPNEAVASEESIASSSSSDHEIDDEERQQLDENNGVFNFTMNHGRDNDLEFMVQNAQQNAEREQHEEPAVGPGRNDGAADPEEAWNQERPAIFGVQLRFRNLPFYFLAATAFLAIYLYLTYAIPTFLGNLLLTIYSKVFVWAFRGFIKLVEISRTPTLYKELSRRFPRISSLNLWLNTKAMQIFSFISYVYTNYVDYNNKTSTVAQSIPALATYSTLLGILCASTGIMSRGYGPKNGMKNSNLRFVFHLFFAIRCSLKVFLLFGIELVGFPVLAGLMIDFSLISPCLTSHNKFLLIGGLDIWSPAKWVLYWVIGTFYMCWFAKYVAMIRKYIIRPGVLFFIRSSDDPNIRILHDSLIHPMRVQISRLLLSIMLYALFIVIGFGFHTRILFPLILKSKLLPFETAQDELFFYGIAAILHQPMRITEANKSFNLYVRQYWTKAFDLSCKKLRLSSFILNKDISTERGYIVYRNLFYRFFFSEKAKWSNPDLYVDPKTPAQADELFKANLEIHAYFVPDGTLMRVPANDLISRNYVQTLFVPVTKENKLLKPLDVESIKERNKENAGDYSYLDDQSTEFDAYTVVYTPPNFRSRFSTLLLLIWVFASVLCMTLALFFNFVGRLMLVAVLSPFSGNEKARGYLLAYRKFSSVSLWPIAIGAWITMRGTELFHKFKMTRVVHDEYAVHPEAGDGAENDGGVREPENLEPAADFEENEEGANAPLPQDRLQWQGRLLFILLGKMQAIKYCIVLYYNFAFVSLFVEIFILRIEKPWKIDTFFTPNSWAEFGTVVSERLVTFGLFFTWFVLASIIDARKSIQRMLQLGQDERLKSLKILVIDLVKECVLTAGLSFALQMALCTYEYLLKGPPSYESVLSAYSFLRTVRPSLSSSEVPWTIPHKLFFVIPPVLSGTFYLPKIFKSVSDFIKKSVVNTREQVYGRGKTLTNLPEGL
- the ULP2 gene encoding SUMO protease ULP2 (weakly similar to uniprot|P40537 Saccharomyces cerevisiae YIL031W ULP2 Peptidase that deconjugates Smt3/SUMO-1 peptides from proteins plays a role in chromosome cohesion at centromeric regions and recovery from checkpoint arrest induced by DNA damage or DNA replication defects potential Cdc28p substrate), giving the protein MGRRPGRLGGMAPIDTLSSSMSRRDPVPTRYTSHRKDPKVIQELNRASVRDFMPDVSANSSLRASQAHESGDRSPIESPVTIESDAPVHTTPARKRQKISASLILSSPEISSDAAPGAQVCKSSGMVRVVIRTGKEIVKSNSVLKIVNDDEGVRFSIRWKGADIEGSQVDFLRDCEKVYFDALKSHMGVLLKHSRCVDLDDTCKTEKTKILLWSSNVGADVNLIRLKEVIKNSMIDSAVLSNRLAILGTMKQAVARQELEAFSKRRFWEKPEFQSLGKRHSKSSKSSSGSSGFKITVPHETEPDKDDKASHNTIPSTQFYTDGNTGSPPQSSNSLREHTLSSLRRSTRTTKASSPDGTSFDDSCTVYEKPEVFKPSLFYKFDDNTTLSVTNQDFKCLYNHDWINDSILDFFVKYWTEDSIRRGTIVREKVHVLSSFFYTKLISNADNYYNNVKKWVNHTGLFKKQYLVMPININYHWFGCIIENLPSLFSFLKREREFKEKHQKSADGDDIENSDDLSVTSPIVTILVYDSLRQTHSREVEPIKEFLIAYAADKYGLEVSRNQIKMKSCLVPQQPNMSDCGVHVILNTRKFFENPTKTFELWKSAKSKNKTASKVINEYFEKKERINARPDLRSVLWKLQEKQIEFNKLNGVTETSEDDGIKSDGEHSDIEIIENYEQPATRPEQTSGQINEELSKPNEGQYSTPEIPESKDQLCASSKKDAPTLNSELPKTDMITGPETSAGGVEGESKAYKSQDRRFLESSPELLPAKLSEASSEHPAQDKGSVSKYFAKAKSKHGTQETRDDIEASALGLDSTSGASYNVILKHKDAPDPDKITCGTGTLENDEDRDLRAPSQGSKVLGSPSSTNGIAILGSQAYEENKGNGGLTSSPDCNSDDDVRLVSTNSAGSLDLSGQHSSQGSFIKQLSPVRKFQAAMSKYSGAADEEVSDRTDSIHQSPHLKALDAPLSRRSVIQDQVQDIDDGLSTKKFAIDVDRSGSEESCDGEQESSTRRSGVHKFRNSLGCSPKLEHLGKPGKG
- the TIM44 gene encoding protein translocase subunit TIM44 (similar to uniprot|Q01852 Saccharomyces cerevisiae YIL022W TIM44 48.8 kDa protein involved in mitochondrial protein import) → MVFNIAMSISETLLVVSINASDPNVLIGAVILVSLDTVILTVKKFDILISYVLNSINQKGVARGKFRMLRPGRPLKSVVIRRNLAQTFKACQGNPRSPLQIFRETFKQEWKKSQELQDNIKALQDASGKIGESEAYKKAREAYLSAQKGSTIVGKTLKKTGDSVEKIAAKAWESEIGKSTRQAVNKTAAKLDESFEPVRHTRVYKDVSEVMDSSNSSRYGGFISKEQRRLKLEQDIASGKRPKAVKSNEEAGTALVATEIEAKESFGKKVDDFKEKTVVGRKLQDVKQKLWDESENPLIVLMRTIGNKVGGLFAETESARVMGQFKMMDGNFNSESFLSHLREYIIPEVLEAYVKGEEQVLKQWFSEAPYNVYAAQQKVFREQGLFADGRILDIRGVDIVSAKLLPPQDLPVLVVGCRAQEIHLYRDVKTGEVAAGTQSNILMSSYAMVFTRDPENIDDKETEGWKILEFVRGGSRQFT
- a CDS encoding uncharacterized protein (conserved hypothetical protein), with product MNGLKPMTGAQKVAVPDLRFEQTFQRALRREASKNQKATSQGHSTTDADATISASVICKVVLRDVLLMPFLQGILWTSALIALKPWLHMVRIRGQLVGHRIYEMVLGKGLVRKRA
- the RPB3 gene encoding DNA-directed RNA polymerase II core subunit RPB3 (similar to uniprot|P16370 Saccharomyces cerevisiae YIL021W) — its product is MAEEGPQVKIREATKDNVDFILSNVDITMANSLRRVMIAEIPTLAIDSVEVETNTSVLADEFISHRLGLIPLQSSDINDLIYCRDCYCEDHCDRCSVVLTLQAVGESESTTNVYAKDLVIVSNLMGRNIGHPIIQDKDGNGVLICKLRKGQELKLKCVAKKGISKEHAKWSPAAAIEFEYDPWNKLKHTDYWHETDAAAEWPQSKNCEYEDPPNEDEAFDYNAKPTTFYMNVETVGSLTVDQVVIRGMKTLQDKVADILFSLKKMDQDKVNFGGTAGMVDQDGGAMPVEPDSGFAYGSGGPSSGSGMGGGPGAPFGHTGPSSGFDDAW